The Syntrophorhabdales bacterium region AGATCCGCCATTTCTTTCTGGTTGCCGGCTGTGACGGTGCAAAACCGGGGCGCAACTACTACACAGAGTTCGTGGAAAAAGTCCCAAAGGATTGCGTTGTCCTGACCCTTGCATGCGGTAAATTCCGCTTTTTCGATAAGGACCTGGGTGACATAGGCGGTATTCCTCGCCTTCTCGACGTAGGACAGTGCAATGACGCCTATTCAGCGATTCAGATCGCGGTGGCGTTAGCCAAGGCTTTCAATATCGGCGTCAACGATCTGCCCCTGTCGATGGTGCTTTCATGGTACGAGCAGAAGGCTGTGGCAATACTTCTGACGCTGCTCTACCTCGGCATAAAGAACATGCGCCTCGGTCCTTCTCTTCCCGCGTTCGTCACGCCGGCTGTACTCGACTTCCTGGTGAAGAATTATGACATAAAGCCGATTTCCACACCCGACGCGGATTTGAGAGCAATTTTGGGATAAAGACCGTTGCAGGTTGCGCGTTGCGGGTTCTCCCCTCCAGCGCGCAACCCGTTAGGTTTAACGGAGAGGTGCTGCATGATATGCCCCGGTCAGGATACGAGATACTGGAAGCCAGGCGACATCTTTGAGGCACCCTGTCCTCATTGCGGTCACTCTGTCGAATTCTTCAAAGATGAGTCGACACGCAGATGCAGAGGGTGCCACCGACTGGTCACAAACCCTCGCATGGATTTTGGTTGCGCAGCGTACTGCAAATACGCTGAGCAGTGCCTGGGAGAATTGAGTCCTGATCTGTTGTCCAAGAGGAAGGACCTGCTCAAGGACCGTGTTGCCGTAGAAATGAAGAAATATTTCAAGCAGGACTTCAAGAGCATCAGTCACGCCATGAAAGTTGCCCGGTACGCAGAGCAGATCGCCGGAATAGATTCCCACAACACTGGTGACCTTGCAGTAATCCTTTCCGCCGCGTACCTTCACGGCATAGCCTGTCCCGAGCCGGGCTCCACAGGCCCCGCATCAGGCGCCGTGTGTGAAGGCATCGGGAGTGTCAGTCTCCTGCTGGAAGGCATGGGAGCTTCCAGGGATCTGATTGAGGAAGTTCTGGACAGTATAACTGCGCTTCGGGATGGGTCGCAGAGAAAGGCATCAATGAACGCAAAGATTTTGAAGGATGCACACACGACGGCCCACTGGCAGGAAAAAAGAGAAGAAGGCCTCACGAGCGACGAGGATGTGCTCAGGGCCCTGGAAGACGTATTCGAGACTGAAAACGGGAGGGCAATAGCCAGGCAAGTCTTGACTGGTTGAGCAGTACGCGTTGCGTGGTTACCACCCCACTATTCAACAGAGAGGAAGGAACAGAGAAATGAGACTAAAGCGAAAGATCATAGAGATCGATGAAAAGAAATGTTCGGGTTGTGGCCTTTGCGCAACAGCGTGCGCCGAGGGTGCCATCGAGCTTAAAGATGGTAAAGCACGGCTCGTATCTGAGGTATACTGCGACGGACTCGGCGCCTGTCTCGGCGAGTGTCCCGAGGGTGCACTCACCGTCATAGAGCGGGAGTCAGAGGAATTTAACCCTGAGGCTGTTGAAGAGTATCTCAAGCACAAGAGCCAGCCGGAAAAGGCCGAGCAGCCGATGGCCTGTGGTTGTCCCTCCCAGCACATCCAGATGTTTGCAAAAGACCGGGAAGCGCCGTTACACAGGCCTTCGGATCTAAAGAGCAGCAGAACAGCTTCTTCCCTCAGCCACTGGCCCGTGCAGATAAAACTGGTGCCGGCGAAAGCTCCTTTTCTTCAAGGCGCTGATCTGCTCATTGCAGCGGATTGTACTTCCGTCGCCTACCCTGACTTTCACTCAAGACTTCTTCCGGGAAAGGCCGTGCTCATAGGCTGCCCTAAGTTTGACAATATCGAGGAGTACCTCCAGAAGTTCGTGGACATCTTCAGGCAGGCCTCCATCAGGAGCATCACTGTCGTTGACATGGAGGTTCCGTGCTGCTCTAAGTTACCTGCACTCGTGCGCCGCGCCCTCGAGTTGTCCGGCCAGAATATTCCGCTCAGCGAAATCGTTATCAGTGTAAGGGGAGAGATACTCGAGCAGAGCAGGAAAATAGCTTGAAGAAGGGAAAAAGATGAAAAAGGTTGAGGTTAAGGAAGGCAATACGCTTTAATCTTAACCTTAACCTTTGCTTTAAGTCCTTACCTCAACCTCTCTTCTCTATTGGTCCAGGATGTCTCTGATCTTCCTCAGCAACTCACTCGGCGCAACCGGCTTCGAGACGAAGTTGAGTCCTTCGTCCAGTACGCCCTTCTCATGTATTACGTCGGCGGTGTAGCCGCTCGTAAACAGGGCCTTTATATCTGGTCGTATCTTCCTGACATACTGGTATACTTCTTTTCCGTTCTTCCGCGGCATCACGACATCCAGCATGACAAGGTCCACTTTTCTTTTGTGCTTCAAAAATTTTGAAATTGCGTCTTCGCCGTCCACTGCCTCCACCACCGTGTAGCCGAATTCCTCCAGGACATTCTTTGTCAGCCGCCGAACCTCTGCGTCATCCTCCGCTATGAGGATTGTCTCTGTTCCACCGACCGGCGGGGAGGTTGACGCCTCTTTCTCCTCGCCGTACGCAGACCGGATGAGCGGCAGGTACACCTTAAAGGTACTCCCGTGTCCAATCTCGCTATAGACGTTCACAAAACCATTGTGCTGCTTCACTATGCCGTACACGATCGAAAGACCGAGGCCAGTCCCCTTGCCCACCTCTTTGGTGGTAAAAAAAGGCTCAAACACCCGTTGCCTCGTTTGATCGTTCATGCCAACGCCGGTATCGGAGACCGAGATCATGGCGTACATTCCGGGTTTTCCGAAACCGTGCCTCTTGACAAAGGTGCTATCCAGCTGGACAAGACCGGTGCCGATCGTCAACTTCCCTCCATCGGGCATGGCATCCCTGGCGTTGGTCACGAGGTTCATCAAGACCTGCCCCATTTGCGCAGCATCCGCAAACACTGTGAGGTCTTTCTCGGCAAAGTGCGTACTGAGCTCGATATCTTCAGAGATGAGACGTGTGAGGAGCTTCTCCATGCTCTTGATTATCTCGTTAACCGTGATCGCCTTGGGATCAAGTATCTGCTTTCTGCCGAAGGCGAGCAGGCTCTGGGTCAGGTTCGCCGCACGCTCTGACGACGCAATGATCTGATCCACGTAACTCCGCAGTTGATTTCCCTCTCCCAGGCGCATCTGCAGCAGATTGGCATAACCGATGACCGCCGTAAGGATGTTATTGAAGTCATGGGCAATGCCTCCTGCCAGCTGCCCTATGGCTTCCATCTTCTGTGAGTGGCGGAGTTGTTCTTCCAGCTTCTTGTGTTCGGTTATGTCCATGTGGTAACCGATTATGCCGGTGATCAGTCCCTTGCTGTCACGCAGAACAGAAAGGGACAGGTGGACGTAAAACTCTTCGCCCGATTTCTTTTTCGTGCGAAGCTCCACTTCGTAGCCACCCGCAGCCCTGAGAGGAGCCATGACTGAGTCCTGCAGCATCTGGTACTGATCTTCAGGGTAAATAAGGGACACGTGTTTACTCAATGCTTCCTGGCTCGTGTAGCCAAAGAGGCGCTCCGCGCCCTTGTTCCATATGGTTATGTGGCCGGCAAGGTCGGTGGAAATCACCGAATCATGAATCTGGTCGATGATCTGCGCCTGCAACCGCAGGGCTTCTTCGGCACGTTTTCGCTCGGTAATATCATTACCCACGCAGAGAATCTCTCTCACGTGTCCGTCCTTATCGAACGTCGGCTTATTCGTCCAGGAGATCCACACCCTCCCTCCGTTGCGCAGCATATTTTCATTTTCGTTGACACTGTATTTCTCAGGCTGCTTGATCATATCATCGATCATGACAGCAAGATTTCTTCCTGACGAATCTTTCTCCGGCACAATGGTGCCAACGATATGCTTTCCCAGTATCTCCTGCTCTGAGTAACCGAAGAATTGCTGCGCAAACTCATTGAAGAAGGTAACATTTCCCATAGCGTCCATGCGCAGGATACTGCTGTTTGTGTTCTGCACAAGCTCACGATATTTTTCTTCGCTGGCTCGCAGGGCCTCCTCTGCCAACTTACGTTCGGTGATATCGGAAACGGTGAGAATAATCCTTCCGTCGTCCAGCACGGTAGTCCTCATTTCAATGTCGCGGAACTCGCCGTTCTTGCAGCGCACGCTGAACGTTCTATCGATCGGCCTTCCTCGCGCCGCATCCTCGACCCAGGCACGGATTACCTTTTTTCTGTAATTGGCCTCGGGGTATGCCTTGCGAAACCACTCCTTCCCGCTCGGTATATCCTTCAACGAGTATCCTGTGATCAGCGTGAATTGAGGGTTCACGTAAAGGTATCTTCCGGCCTTTTCAAAAAGGATAACCCCATAGGGCGCCTTCTGGAGCATGGCAAAAAAAGTTTCTTTCTCCCGCCTCAGCAACAGCTCGGATTTCTTCCTCTCTGTAACGTCCCGGAAGGCCAATACCATGCCGATCGTATCTCCCCGTTCATCACGAATGGGCGCGGTACTATAATCAATCGGTATCGCAACATCGTTCCTGGCGATAAGCAGGTGGCTCGCCGGTCCGACCACGGTTCCCTCCCTGAGACTCTGAAGCCAGGGCTTCACGGGAAGGGGTGCGCCTTCCGAATCCCTTACGGTGAAGATACCATCCAGGACTTTTCCCAGAGCATCTGACTCTTTCCAGCCGGTGAGCGCCTCGGCATTCAGATTCAGGAAGGTTACCTGACCCTCTGTATTGGTGGTTATCACGCCATCGCTGATCGACTTGAGCGTGGTGGAGAGCCAGTACTGGCTTTGCTTTATACGGCGTTCTGTCTTGTGCTTGTAAAGTGCCACCTCGATCGTTGTGTGCAGCTCTCTCTCTTCAAATGGTTTAAGAATGTACCCGAAGGGCTCTGTCACCTTTGCCCGCTGCAGCGTATGTTCGTCAGCGTAGGCGGTAAGATAAACGACAGGGATATCGAAACGGGTGCGTACGTGTTCCGCTGCCTCCACCCCGTCGATACCTCCTTTGAGGACTATGTCCATCAGCACAAGATCAGGCTTGAGAGTCTCCACCTTCTCTAATGCTTCTTCTCCGGACGAAGCCCATCCGCAAATGTTATAGCCCAGGCTTTTGAGACTCCACTGAATGTCTTTGGCGACGACACTCTCATCTTCAACCACGAGGATCTTTACCTGTGACATTCTTCTTAAGCCCTTTCCTTGTATTTGATTTCCCCAAAGGTGATCTTGAACTCGGTCCCGCCCGTGCGATTAAGCTCTATGGCGCCGTCAAGCTGGTCTGTGAGGGTACAGACGAGTTGTAACCCCAATGAATCAGTATTCCGGAAGTCCACATGTTCAGGAAATCCAACGCCGTTGTCGCTGACCGTCAAGGTAAACTTTCCGTCGTCCCTGTGGAGGTTGACCAGGATCTCGCCCTGCTTATCAGGGAAAGCGTGTTTC contains the following coding sequences:
- a CDS encoding 4Fe-4S binding protein — encoded protein: MRLKRKIIEIDEKKCSGCGLCATACAEGAIELKDGKARLVSEVYCDGLGACLGECPEGALTVIERESEEFNPEAVEEYLKHKSQPEKAEQPMACGCPSQHIQMFAKDREAPLHRPSDLKSSRTASSLSHWPVQIKLVPAKAPFLQGADLLIAADCTSVAYPDFHSRLLPGKAVLIGCPKFDNIEEYLQKFVDIFRQASIRSITVVDMEVPCCSKLPALVRRALELSGQNIPLSEIVISVRGEILEQSRKIA
- a CDS encoding PAS domain S-box protein, with protein sequence MSQVKILVVEDESVVAKDIQWSLKSLGYNICGWASSGEEALEKVETLKPDLVLMDIVLKGGIDGVEAAEHVRTRFDIPVVYLTAYADEHTLQRAKVTEPFGYILKPFEERELHTTIEVALYKHKTERRIKQSQYWLSTTLKSISDGVITTNTEGQVTFLNLNAEALTGWKESDALGKVLDGIFTVRDSEGAPLPVKPWLQSLREGTVVGPASHLLIARNDVAIPIDYSTAPIRDERGDTIGMVLAFRDVTERKKSELLLRREKETFFAMLQKAPYGVILFEKAGRYLYVNPQFTLITGYSLKDIPSGKEWFRKAYPEANYRKKVIRAWVEDAARGRPIDRTFSVRCKNGEFRDIEMRTTVLDDGRIILTVSDITERKLAEEALRASEEKYRELVQNTNSSILRMDAMGNVTFFNEFAQQFFGYSEQEILGKHIVGTIVPEKDSSGRNLAVMIDDMIKQPEKYSVNENENMLRNGGRVWISWTNKPTFDKDGHVREILCVGNDITERKRAEEALRLQAQIIDQIHDSVISTDLAGHITIWNKGAERLFGYTSQEALSKHVSLIYPEDQYQMLQDSVMAPLRAAGGYEVELRTKKKSGEEFYVHLSLSVLRDSKGLITGIIGYHMDITEHKKLEEQLRHSQKMEAIGQLAGGIAHDFNNILTAVIGYANLLQMRLGEGNQLRSYVDQIIASSERAANLTQSLLAFGRKQILDPKAITVNEIIKSMEKLLTRLISEDIELSTHFAEKDLTVFADAAQMGQVLMNLVTNARDAMPDGGKLTIGTGLVQLDSTFVKRHGFGKPGMYAMISVSDTGVGMNDQTRQRVFEPFFTTKEVGKGTGLGLSIVYGIVKQHNGFVNVYSEIGHGSTFKVYLPLIRSAYGEEKEASTSPPVGGTETILIAEDDAEVRRLTKNVLEEFGYTVVEAVDGEDAISKFLKHKRKVDLVMLDVVMPRKNGKEVYQYVRKIRPDIKALFTSGYTADVIHEKGVLDEGLNFVSKPVAPSELLRKIRDILDQ